A section of the Kluyveromyces lactis strain NRRL Y-1140 chromosome F complete sequence genome encodes:
- a CDS encoding uncharacterized protein (no similarity), which translates to MPHLYQFNYTSKAVRKPHLKLLERGTSSVNSGFNCKINTQMPQLFKVFSLLRKKIQKFISFPKRVITRNGKNEKDQPELVSLSRDNYDDCIPLCCGNPQYRIIGNAINYKADCYK; encoded by the coding sequence ATGCCTCACTTGTACCAATTCAATTACACCTCTAAAGCGGTAAGAAAACCTCACTTGAAGTTATTAGAAAGAGGTACCAGCAGTGTGAACAGTGGTTTCAACTGCAAAATTAATACTCAGATGCCGCAATTATTTAAAGTCTTTTCCTTActgagaaagaagattcAGAAATTCATTAGCTTTCCTAAAAGGGTAATAACACGAAACGGCAAGAACGAGAAGGACCAACCTGAGCTAGTAAGTCTGTCACGTGATAATTATGACGATTGCATACCTTTATGTTGTGGGAACCCTCAGTATAGGATAATTGGTAACGCCATTAACTACAAGGCTGATTGTTACAAGTGA